A genomic window from Leishmania donovani BPK282A1 complete genome, chromosome 16 includes:
- a CDS encoding coatomer delta subunit-like protein: MTVISAGVVNKQGRIVLARQFTDISRVRIEGLLSAFPRLLESSMSKQVTYIDAGTVRYVYQPIEELFLVLVTTTKSNIVEDLATLHLMGRLIPEYVPEGITEASLEAHSFEVFFALDEVVVCGKRENSTVEQIRVYLEMDSYEERMALEEKQRQMAEAKKITAEHARKMRERRMAGGGPTGGVYGGISSDDPNYGGFGSSSAAGGNMSLYTGGGGGMETAYPAPSATISSHTSAPLKMAAAPRSGMCLGKARKTDISSKIQKEMGITASQAPDAFGGASDPVAMGHNAVELPVAMVPQEAVNITVEEKMSATLQREGEPTPIDIKGELTVLVADPQQDHIKLMLAPVSDAFTFRAHAKVNKTLFASDQVLAMADGKPFPVQQPVTILRWRLSNSSVTAPINFTCWPESSSITIEYELADPNTRPLQPVRLVIPLYGASLQDVQPSTGTYQAVDGQHVIWTIDAVDGHQNTSGNIEIAADSDHGANGEELFFPIRVALSSQVSIAHVNVTEVVSTQNGNAVPFSQQLRLVSDSVQVL; this comes from the coding sequence ATGACCGTCATCTCTGCCGGAGTTGTAAACAAGCAGGGCCGCATCGTGCTTGCGCGTCAGTTCACGGACATTAGCCGCGTCCGCATCGAAGGTCTTCTCTCCGCCTTCCCGCGGCTGCTCGAGTCGTCGATGAGCAAGCAGGTCACGTACATCGACGCCGGCACGGTGCGCTACGTCTACCAGCCCATCGAGGAGCTTTTCCTGGTGTTGGTCACGACAACGAAGAGCAACATCGTCGAGGACCTTGCCACGCTGCATCTCATGGGTCGGTTGATTCCCGAGTACGTGCCGGAGGGCATCACGGAGGCCTCGCTGGAAGCGCACTCCTTCGAAGTTTTCTTCGCCCTCGACGAGGTAGTAGTGTGCGGGAAGCGCGAGAACAGCACAGTGGAGCAGATTCGCGTGTACCTCGAGATGGACTCGTACGAGGAGCGCATGGCGCtcgaggagaagcagcggcaaatggcagaggcgaagaagatTACGgccgagcacgcgcgcaagaTGCGCGAGCGGCGCATGGCTGGCGGCGGCCCGACTGGTGGCGTGTACGGCGGCATCAGCTCTGATGACCCGAACTACGGCGgcttcggcagcagctctgccgctggcggcaaCATGAGCCTGtacaccggcggcggtggtggcatgGAGACGGCGTACCCGGCGCCTTCGGCGACGATCAGCTCGCACACATCCGCTCCCCTTaagatggcggcagcgccgcgcagcggcatgTGTCTTGGCAAGGCACGCAAGaccgacatcagcagcaagATCCAGAAGGAGATGGGCATCACGGCATCGCAGGCGCCTGACGCCTTTGGTGGGGCGAGTGACCCGGTGGCGATGGGGCATAACGCAGTGGAACTACCGGTTGCTATGgtgccgcaggaggcggtgaaCATTACCGTTGAAGAGAAGATGAGCGCAACGCTGCAGCGTGAGGGCGAGCCGACTCCGATAGACATCAAGGGTGAGCTCACTGTCCTCGTGGCAGACCCGCAGCAGGACCACATCAAGCTCATGTTGGCGCCGGTGAGCGACGCCTTCACGttccgcgcgcacgccaagGTGAACAAGACGCTGTTCGCCAGTGACCAGGTGCTCGCCATGGCGGACGGCAAGCCGTTtccggtgcagcagccggtCACCATTCTTCGATGGCGTCTCTCCAACTCCTCCGTCACCGCACCGATTAACTTCACGTGCTGGCCAGAGTCAAGCAGCATTACGATCGAGTACGAGCTGGCCGACCCGAAcacgcggccgctgcagcccgtGCGCTTGGTCATCCCTCTCTACGGCGCCAGCCTGCAAGATGTGCAGCCGTCAACAGGCACGTACCAGGCGGTGGACGGCCAGCACGTGATCTGGACGATCGACGCCGTGGATGGTCACCAAAATACGAGCGGCAATATTGAGATCGCCGCGGACAGCGACCACGGCGCCAACGGCGAGGAGCTCTTCTTCCCAATCCGCGTTGCCCTCTCTTCCCAGGTCAGCATCGCGCACGTTAATGTGACGGAGGTGGTGTCGACCCAGAACGGCAACGCGGTGCCCTTCAGCCAGCAGTTGCGCTTGGTGAGTGACAGTGTGCAGGTGCTGTAA
- a CDS encoding 60S ribosomal protein L39, putative yields MGRFKPLAVKKKYAKKMNQNKPVPYWIRLRTGNRIKWNEKRRHWRRTKLNY; encoded by the coding sequence ATGGGCCGCTTCAAGCCCCTTGCTGTGAAGAAGAAGTACGCGAAGAAGATGAACCAGAACAAGCCGGTGCCGTACTGGATTCGCCTTCGCACGGGCAACCGCATCAAGTGGAACgagaagcgccgccactggcgcCGCACGAAGCTAAACTACTAA
- a CDS encoding cyclophilin, putative, protein MNPLSTRRLGGIATPGSALSGTCYVSHTTRPARTMCWMKLAVFTQFPVVPSLAGTQVQGRQDLLASTAGAGTPEETSLFLQIELFDDECPQLCANFRRLCNGQSTTRQGQVYCYQGLTPSYCGTYFHKIIPSYCVQGGDITMRVKPGGTNSYSSAGRTWLPDEFKKRRHNEIGLVSMANNGPNSNGSQFFITTSAAHERAFNGRHCCIGRVVHGLDAFIALVAPFGNVEGHPSKYAVVVDCGEGEAPTLMSASSSPAAVSQASMAISETETARSSPAADTRSATVEEAPAELDIHYREQPPQLQLQHHQAADGTGVMAALSPSGAAAAAAPPSISPAQPLKSSLKGKTTAASEAAKTHAKHVTYQL, encoded by the coding sequence ATGAACCCCCTGTCGACGCGGCGCCTTGGGGGCATTGCGACCCCCGGCTCGGCACTTTCGGGTACCTGCTACGTGAGCCACACCACAAGGCCAGCCCGCACTATGTGCTGGATGAAGCTGGCGGTCTTCACGCAGTTCCCGGTCGTCCCATCGCTGGCCGGCACGCAGGTGCAGGGCCGCCAGGACTTGCTCGCCTCtaccgccggcgccggcaccccCGAGGAAACAAGCTTGTTTCTTCAGATCGAGCTCTTCGACGACGAGTGCCCGCAGCTCTGCGCGAATttccgccgcctctgcaaCGGGCAGTCGACAACGCGGCAGGGACAGGTGTACTGCTACCAAGGCCTCACCCCAAGCTACTGCGGCACGTATTTCCACAAGATCATACCCTCTTACTGCGTCCAGGGGGGTGACATCACCATGCGCGTGAAGCCTGGCGGCACGAACAGCTacagcagcgctggccgCACTTGGCTTCCGGATGAGTTCAAGAAGCGACGCCATAACGAAATCGGGCTCGTTTCCATGGCGAACAACGGTCCCAACTCGAACGGGTCACAGTTCTTCATCACCACCTCGGCGGCGCATGAGCGCGCCTTCAAcggccgccactgctgcatcGGTCGTGTTGTGCACGGCCTTGACGCCTTCATAGCGCTCGTCGCCCCATTCGGCAACGTCGAGGGGCATCCGTCCAAGTACGCGGTGGTAGTGGACTgtggcgaaggagaggcgccgacgctgatgtcggcatcgtcgtcgcccgcTGCAGTATCCCAGGCGTCGATGGCGATATcagagacggagacggcgCGGTCGTCTCCTGCAGCCGACACGCGGTCCGCGACCGTCGAAGAAGCGCCTGCAGAGCTGGACATACATTACCGTGAGCAGCCGCCGCAactccagctgcagcatcaCCAAGCCGCGGATGGCACCGGTGTGATGGCGGCCCTGTCCCCGTccggagccgctgcagccgcggcgcccccctccatctcccctgcgcagccgctgaagAGCTCCTTAAAGGGAAaaacgacggcggcgtcggaggCAGCCAAGACGCATGCGAAGCATGTAACGTATCAGCTGTGA